One window of the Thermodesulfobacteriota bacterium genome contains the following:
- a CDS encoding DoxX family protein, translating to MILRVYTGLVLASQHGIRKIPPPEKFIQGVGELGFPLPEVFAWWAGCAEFFGGILLAVGLLTRPAAFVILITMVTAVFGRHAADPFSVKELAVTYGIIATTFLLVGSGRYGIDRLFHHQRTNKS from the coding sequence TTGATCTTAAGAGTCTATACAGGGCTGGTCCTGGCATCACAGCATGGTATCCGAAAGATTCCGCCCCCAGAAAAATTTATTCAGGGAGTCGGTGAATTAGGGTTTCCACTCCCCGAGGTTTTTGCATGGTGGGCAGGTTGCGCCGAATTCTTTGGTGGAATCTTGCTAGCAGTCGGTTTACTCACACGTCCCGCCGCATTCGTCATTTTGATCACTATGGTTACAGCTGTATTTGGAAGACACGCCGCAGATCCATTTAGCGTTAAGGAATTGGCGGTCACTTATGGAATTATTGCGACAACTTTTCTGTTGGTAGGCTCGGGACGGTACGGAATTGATAGATTATTTCATCATCAAAGAACAAACAAGTCATAA
- a CDS encoding SDR family NAD(P)-dependent oxidoreductase: MRLKDKAAIITGGGERIGRATALLFCKEGAKVGIMGRTRSKLDRVVEEAEGSVNFMTCLFFDDEIIYQFRTVPSLPTEKLSQ, from the coding sequence ATGAGATTAAAGGACAAAGCTGCGATTATTACCGGAGGCGGTGAGAGAATAGGTAGGGCAACGGCGCTTCTTTTTTGTAAGGAGGGAGCGAAAGTTGGAATTATGGGTAGAACGAGGTCTAAACTTGACAGAGTGGTGGAAGAAGCCGAAGGGTCCGTAAATTTTATGACTTGTTTGTTCTTTGATGATGAAATAATCTATCAATTCCGTACCGTCCCGAGCCTACCAACAGAAAAGTTGTCGCAATAA
- a CDS encoding calcium/sodium antiporter, protein MTTIILFVVGLGLLILGAESLVRGASRLAAVMGVSPLVIGLTIVAFGTSSPELVVSIQSSIIGQSDIALGNVVGSNIFNVLFILGISALIVPLTVSQQLVRLDVPIMISVSVLTLVFSYSGRISTIEGIILLMGVVIYTSFLIFQSRREGVVQQEYIQEFGIHNGNKMRGLAINIVLIAGGLLLLVIGSRWFLNGSVSLARSFGVSDLVIGLTLVAAGTSLPEVATSVVASIRGERDIAVGNVVGSNVFNILAVLGLSAIFAPGGINVSSSALHFDIPVMIAVAVACLPIFFTGNIIARWEGALFFCYYLAYTAYLIIGSKHHDILPIFSYVMIIFVIPLTILTLIIITIRTILSNKKRATI, encoded by the coding sequence ATGACAACAATTATTCTATTTGTTGTTGGGCTTGGGCTATTGATATTGGGAGCCGAGTCTTTGGTTCGCGGGGCTTCAAGGCTTGCTGCAGTGATGGGGGTATCTCCGCTCGTTATTGGTTTGACGATAGTTGCCTTTGGAACAAGTTCGCCGGAGCTTGTTGTAAGCATTCAGTCTTCTATTATAGGACAATCAGATATTGCGCTGGGAAATGTGGTTGGAAGCAATATTTTCAATGTGCTTTTTATATTGGGGATATCAGCTTTAATTGTACCACTAACAGTTTCTCAGCAATTGGTTAGGTTAGATGTGCCTATCATGATTTCAGTGTCTGTTTTAACTTTGGTTTTTTCATATAGTGGAAGGATTAGCACTATAGAGGGAATCATACTGCTTATGGGAGTTGTAATTTACACTAGCTTCCTGATTTTCCAGAGTAGAAGGGAAGGAGTTGTCCAGCAGGAATATATACAGGAGTTTGGAATTCACAATGGAAACAAGATGAGGGGCTTAGCAATAAATATCGTTTTAATCGCAGGTGGCTTGTTGTTACTGGTAATAGGCTCGCGCTGGTTTTTGAATGGATCCGTATCTCTCGCAAGGAGTTTTGGCGTAAGTGATCTTGTTATCGGCTTAACACTGGTTGCGGCAGGAACTTCATTGCCGGAAGTTGCGACCTCCGTAGTAGCAAGTATTCGAGGAGAAAGGGATATTGCAGTGGGAAATGTTGTTGGGAGCAATGTTTTTAATATTCTGGCTGTGCTGGGTTTATCAGCAATATTTGCACCTGGCGGAATTAATGTATCTTCTTCAGCACTGCATTTTGATATTCCGGTTATGATAGCTGTAGCAGTTGCCTGCCTGCCAATATTCTTTACCGGAAACATTATAGCTCGCTGGGAAGGTGCATTGTTTTTCTGCTATTATTTAGCTTACACAGCTTATCTGATCATTGGTTCAAAGCATCATGATATATTGCCCATATTCAGTTATGTGATGATAATTTTTGTTATTCCTCTTACAATTTTGACACTGATTATAATTACGATCAGAACCATTTTGTCAAATAAAAAGAGGGCGACCATATGA
- a CDS encoding glutathione S-transferase family protein, producing MIDLYTAATPNGRKISIMLEEVGLPYNVTHIKLHKMEQKDPGYLKLNPNGRIPTIVDRDEGDFVVFESGAILIYLAEKSGKFLPTDKKGRSVVIQWLMFQMAGIGPMQGQANVFYRYAPEKIDYAINRYQRETKRLYTVLDTRLKDREFLVDEYSIADIAAWPWVYIHDWAGVDIVDLPNLKRWLETIGKRPAVGRGKNIPKSRDITVDEDEAKRRGSRILV from the coding sequence ATGATAGATCTCTATACGGCTGCAACCCCTAATGGGAGAAAGATTTCAATCATGCTTGAGGAGGTAGGGCTACCATATAATGTTACACATATTAAACTCCATAAAATGGAACAGAAAGATCCCGGTTACTTAAAGCTAAATCCAAACGGCAGAATTCCCACAATTGTTGACCGTGATGAAGGTGATTTTGTCGTTTTCGAATCGGGAGCGATACTCATTTATCTTGCAGAAAAGTCTGGAAAGTTTTTGCCCACTGACAAAAAGGGTCGCTCGGTGGTCATTCAATGGCTTATGTTTCAGATGGCTGGCATAGGACCAATGCAGGGCCAGGCAAATGTTTTTTATCGATATGCACCGGAGAAGATCGATTATGCCATAAATCGTTATCAGAGGGAAACCAAACGCCTATACACCGTTTTAGACACGCGTCTGAAGGACCGTGAATTTCTGGTGGATGAGTACTCCATCGCAGATATAGCGGCGTGGCCTTGGGTCTATATTCATGATTGGGCCGGTGTGGATATTGTAGACCTTCCAAACCTGAAACGATGGCTTGAAACAATAGGCAAACGGCCAGCGGTCGGACGAGGCAAGAATATTCCCAAATCCAGAGACATTACGGTTGATGAAGACGAGGCGAAAAGAAGGGGGTCGAGAATTCTGGTTTAG
- a CDS encoding ferritin produces the protein MLSKEMQDGLNNQINNEYFSSYTYLSMSAYCESLNMRGFASWLRHQSKEELEHALKLFDYVIDRDGKIVLKSIEQPQAKYNSLLKMFQQVLEHEREVTSMINKLYEQAVNEGDHATAVELQWFIKEQVEEEKSARDMVDNLKLAGDNSSALLILDREMADNSSPTPG, from the coding sequence ATGCTAAGTAAAGAAATGCAGGATGGATTGAATAACCAGATCAATAATGAGTACTTCTCATCGTATACCTATCTTTCAATGAGTGCATATTGCGAATCTTTAAACATGAGGGGATTTGCTTCGTGGCTCAGGCATCAGAGTAAAGAGGAGCTCGAGCATGCACTTAAACTTTTCGATTATGTAATAGATCGTGATGGGAAGATTGTTTTAAAATCTATTGAACAGCCACAAGCGAAATATAATTCTCTATTAAAGATGTTTCAACAGGTACTCGAACATGAAAGAGAGGTTACCAGCATGATCAACAAGCTCTATGAGCAGGCTGTAAATGAAGGAGATCATGCAACAGCAGTTGAATTGCAGTGGTTTATTAAGGAGCAGGTTGAAGAGGAGAAAAGTGCTCGAGATATGGTTGACAATCTTAAATTGGCTGGAGATAACAGCTCTGCGCTTCTTATTTTGGACAGGGAAATGGCAGATAACTCCTCTCCAACCCCGGGGTAG
- a CDS encoding VPGUxxT family thioredoxin-like (seleno)protein, type 2: MKIISSPIAIILFLAFFFNSVGTTKETKTLNSDKDNTDSTDILLNVQRTSTNPVELGRVNWLRNFDEAVRVARVENKPLLVLFQEVPGCSTASGYGKHVLSQPLIVEAGESLFVPIAIYNNINGPDSKVLTSFGEPSWNNPVVRIMAYDRKELVPRLSGDYSKLGLVTSMVNALENNNQIVPNYLRLLKEELKAGVSGTDKAVFAMSCFWSGEEALGRIDGVISTNPGFMKGYEVVKVEYDPDLISYNDLLNKAKHDQVADHVFVKDGIEKNVAENLVGKSSVSNISNFRPDSDPKHYLSQTIYRYIPMTSLQSSRVNAAIGSGRAPDDYLSPGQRELLKYINNHPEINWQNTIGLDFPTAWNSAMTLVNRKVGMK; the protein is encoded by the coding sequence ATGAAGATTATTTCATCACCTATTGCAATAATTTTATTTTTAGCTTTTTTCTTCAATTCAGTTGGTACTACGAAAGAGACTAAAACTCTCAATAGCGATAAAGACAATACAGACAGCACCGATATTCTATTAAATGTTCAAAGAACCAGCACAAACCCGGTTGAACTTGGTAGAGTCAACTGGCTGCGTAATTTCGATGAGGCGGTAAGAGTGGCCAGAGTCGAGAACAAACCACTTCTTGTTTTATTCCAGGAGGTGCCTGGTTGCAGCACAGCTTCGGGCTATGGAAAACACGTTTTGAGTCAACCGCTGATTGTCGAAGCAGGGGAATCTCTATTTGTTCCAATCGCCATTTACAACAATATTAACGGACCCGACTCCAAGGTACTTACATCATTTGGAGAGCCGTCCTGGAACAACCCCGTGGTTCGAATAATGGCATATGATCGTAAAGAACTTGTACCAAGATTAAGTGGAGATTACTCAAAGCTGGGTCTGGTTACCTCAATGGTTAATGCCCTCGAAAATAATAATCAGATCGTCCCCAACTATTTAAGGCTTCTGAAAGAGGAGCTTAAGGCAGGTGTAAGTGGAACAGATAAGGCTGTCTTTGCAATGAGCTGCTTCTGGTCAGGTGAGGAAGCGCTCGGAAGGATTGATGGCGTAATCTCTACAAATCCTGGATTTATGAAAGGATACGAGGTGGTAAAAGTAGAATATGATCCTGATCTAATCTCATATAATGACCTTCTTAACAAGGCGAAACATGACCAGGTTGCTGATCATGTGTTTGTGAAAGACGGAATTGAGAAAAATGTCGCTGAAAATCTAGTGGGAAAATCTTCTGTTTCTAATATTAGCAATTTTAGACCCGACAGTGATCCTAAGCATTACCTATCACAAACTATCTATAGATATATTCCGATGACTTCGCTTCAATCATCGCGTGTAAACGCGGCAATAGGGAGTGGCAGAGCCCCCGACGATTATCTATCACCGGGGCAGCGAGAGCTATTGAAATATATTAACAACCATCCAGAGATTAACTGGCAAAATACAATCGGCCTAGATTTTCCCACTGCATGGAACTCAGCAATGACTCTGGTGAATAGAAAGGTTGGAATGAAATAA
- a CDS encoding ACP phosphodiesterase, whose amino-acid sequence MLGSIIADFVKGPLIDQYPAEILTAIDTHRKVDSFTDTHEMVLQSRKLFSSKRRRFAGIILDVVFDHFLAKNWALYSELELNEFIAKSYAILKRYRKLLPGDLKFAVPKMIEEDWLGSYRYLEAIGITLDKISKRIERRFNRENDLSGALEEVALNYRDLETNFKVFFPELITYVVNLRKNGDSPRRYIPHFFKAILCHRCKC is encoded by the coding sequence ATGCTCGGAAGTATAATTGCAGATTTTGTTAAGGGCCCTCTGATTGATCAATACCCTGCGGAAATCCTCACTGCAATCGACACTCACCGCAAAGTTGATTCTTTTACCGATACTCATGAGATGGTTTTGCAAAGCAGAAAGCTATTCAGCTCGAAAAGGCGAAGATTCGCTGGAATCATACTTGATGTTGTTTTTGATCACTTTTTGGCAAAGAACTGGGCATTATATTCGGAATTAGAGCTTAATGAGTTCATTGCTAAGTCATACGCAATCCTGAAAAGATACAGGAAGCTTCTCCCTGGAGATCTGAAGTTTGCAGTTCCGAAGATGATTGAGGAGGACTGGCTCGGTTCTTATCGATACTTGGAAGCGATTGGAATTACATTGGACAAAATATCAAAAAGAATTGAGAGAAGGTTTAACAGGGAAAACGACTTGAGTGGTGCATTAGAAGAGGTGGCATTAAACTACCGCGATCTTGAAACTAACTTCAAGGTTTTCTTCCCCGAATTAATTACGTATGTTGTAAATCTCAGGAAAAATGGGGACAGTCCACGAAGGTACATTCCCCATTTTTTTAAAGCAATTTTATGTCATCGCTGTAAATGTTAG